In the Wyeomyia smithii strain HCP4-BCI-WySm-NY-G18 chromosome 2, ASM2978416v1, whole genome shotgun sequence genome, one interval contains:
- the LOC129725334 gene encoding uncharacterized protein LOC129725334 — MIRMSNRSTVLEYLLLASFITSTLCASAAGFRGQTRVVPSNKNENSWFSGELSVLQKVLDDCQDKQEFTGCLKGKALTALSRAIDMESVQLLDGVSLIKQKVAENDSIPLIGDARLLSGLSEIDRSILSKLNKFFQTHSLRVDMQRQEGAARGNNKNKHHRYLIAAFLTAMGIAGPIGLKVLAAVAGKALVISKVALTIAGIIALKKIFAHDHHEETSFQVHAGHDNRRTAYVVRNPAKMAASVDPYRYYYEQQQQQQQPQYGTV; from the exons ATGATTAGAATGTCGAACCGGAGCACCGTGCTGGAATATCTGTTGCTTGCCTCATTCATCACCTCCACACTGTGCGCCTCGGCCGCTGGCTTTCGCGGCCAGACCCGTGTGGTCCCCAGCAATAAGAACGAAAACAGCTGGTTCAGTGGTGAGCTGAGTGTGCTGCAGAAGGTCCTCGATGACTGCCAGGATAAGCAAGAATTCACCGGTTGCCTGAAGGGTAAAGCCCTAACTGCCTTGTCGCGCGCAATTGACATG GAATCGGTTCAATTACTTGACGGAGTGTCACTGATCAAACAGAAGGTTGCCGAAAATGATAGCATTCCACTGATAGGCGATGCTCGACTACTAAGCGGACTAAGCGAAATCGATCGCTCAATCCTAAGCAAACTGAACAAATTCTTCCAGACGCATTCGCTGCGTGTGGATATGCAGAGGCAGGAGGGAGCTGCTCGTggcaataataaaaataagcatCACCGCTACCTGATCGCTGCTTTCCTAACTGCCATGGGAATTGCCGGTCCAATCGGTTTGAAGGTGCTCGCTGCTGTTGCCGGCAAAGCATTGGTAATTTCTAAGGTTGCTCTTACCATCGCCGGAATTATCGCCTTGAAGAAGATCTTCGCTCACGACCATCACGAGGAAACCAGCTTCCAGGTTCACGCTGGACATGATAACAG ACGAACTGCGTACGTCGTTCGCAACCCAGCTAAGATGGCTGCCAGCGTCGATCCCTATCGGTATTACTAtgaacagcagcaacagcaacaacaaccacaATATGGCACCGTTTAA